The sequence TTTTTCTACGGCGTGAACAAATGAATAGGGTAAACTTGTTCGGTGCTGCTGCTTTGAAAGTGGTGCCCCACCAGATTGAAAAGGCAAATGCTGTCTCGCCACATGTTTTCCGGCAGCTCTGTTTATTTCACAGGAACGAAGCCATATGTTTTCTGACCGgtaaaacacattttttaaacgttctgagagCAGAAGTGAAAATTGACTGTTCTGGGAACGTTTATTTTTAAGTTGCAGGAAGGTCCTGAGaagttttactctggttccttaaatcttttcctgggaggttttattaacgctctgagaacggaaattataggttattagGAGTTTTCTTAACATCCTTTAAAACATTCACTAAATGTTTCAATAAGcctttaataacactgctagcttatatTGGGTTAAAAAaagaactccaagcacagataggacaatGGAAATTCCTTTCCTtgggcattaatcatgcaaacaggCAGCTGTGAGATTCTAACCtataatcttctgttctctatccatggaattagtccactacGCCACCAGGATGAAGCTAACATGTCGTGTTATCTTACCAATACAAAGCTATTAtctttagtctattcaaacagatcctatttcaaaggaaacaagcactcattaagatcaggtgtggccaattagtgggcatGGCCAACACACTTAAGATAGAGGAtggagagttttgttgatgctcaGAACGGAATGTATGTTTTTCAATAACAATCTTAGAACGGTCTCTCTGAACGTTACTAAAGTTtgcttgtggtttttatggaaagttttcttgaCCTTCTCGgaaacaatttgagaacatgattttaaatagaaccattaggaaacctgtaggaaacttTATCCTTAAGTTCTGAtattcccacagaagaatgttgtttctgAACTGTTAGAgaatattctgtgtgtgtgtgtgtgtgtgtgtgtgtgtgtgtgtgtgttgagaatgttccaaagccaagcaactatcctgtaGGGATTGATAGcagttgtcacgacttctaccgaagttgatgcccctccttgttcgggtggtgttcggcgatcgacgtcaccggtcttctagccaccattgatcagtttttcattttccattggatttgtctggtctctttacacacctgtttcatatcccagtaattatatgttgtgtatttaaccctctgcttcccctcatttctctgtcggtgattgtttgttatgttatgtacgtgttgtttatgtattggtgtgcgacgggttattgtttaccCAGATTATTTTCTACGTGGGTTTTGGAGTTAGTTTTGGATATAAATCCTCAATTTttaaaccactctgttttctcctgcgcctgacttccctgccacctacatacacggactatgacaCCAGTATTGTGACACTCATTACTATCgcggcaaggaaacaaaacacgaagcggCTTTTCTTTAGGAAAACTTCCCTAATGTTGGAAAAaaacattatgttgtcatccagaggcACATTtactttcatattttcaagccataggacacaatattttacatacagcaggtttttaaaggaccaaagagtgtTGCTCTGCGTTTTCATTTTTCCCATGGGAAAATAAATATTATGATACTGGTATCATCCCGGCCttactatcctgcaccattctcagaaagttgtgggaaggttgtatgcaaaataaccacagGACagccacgctctcaccaagctctaagaaacatatggttctcagaacgttatgtgctagctgggtatgctTTATTTTATAGTTAATTTCACACAAATAGATTTCATTCAAGTTTTCACACTCAAACTAAAGAAACTGTACAGATAATGTCAAAATTAACTAATTCAACAAAGTGCCTTATTTAGGATTGTTTAATCATTTACCAAAAGGAATACATTGTCTGTCTTTATGTACAGTATGAAATtgtgacatgttttttttatttttccataGTTGTCCTCCCAATAAGAACAGAAACAAGTGACTTTGTGTCAATATTGGACTTGAAAAGTAAACGTTTCTTATGTGTGGACGTCGAGGAAAAGTGGTTCAGTTATGTAGGTATTGCATGGCAAGTCATCCATGGATGGCAACTCTGGGAACAGTCATATCTGCTCTCCCAAATCACTTCACATTCATTGTGTAATTAATTTTCGTAGAATCACTTAACGTATTCATGTGAAATTCAAGTTGTGTTTCTGTTGTCACTCCCTACCAGATGATGTTCAGCAGGAAAGAGTGCCTTTTCCAGCACAGGCGGATGGAGAACCATGTTGACGTGTTCTATTCATCCAGCAATGGACTGTTGCTCCTACTGGAAAGGGCTGAGATCCCTGTGAAAGGGTATGACCTGTTAAAGAGACACATGGTTTACAGAAGGAAGAGGAGCCAACAGGAGAACCCAGATGCAGACTCCATCATGGAGGATCAGGACCTGGCTATGCAACAGGACCAAGAACGAGCTGGCGCCATTTCCAAGGAGACCATCACTTCTTGTGACGACCCTTTGCGGGTGTTGCATTCCAATAGCCCAGGCAGCCCTATCAAAATGGCTGTGCAAAAGGCAGACAAAGTGGTCTAGCGGTCTAAGCAGATGCCTCCGGCACACGTCTACGGTGTTGGCATAGGTTTGAATCCAACCTACTGCCCACTCTCTTTCCCCactatcatcctctctctttatcttaggggtagacaaccctgttcctggagtgcttgCAGGATTTTGCCCCAACTAGGCATCACACCAGACCAaatgagctaattgatcagttcagtgattgactaaattcaacacacctggtcttccaggttggttaaatcaaaaacatgaagtgcctgcgTCACTCCAGAACCAAGGTTGCCGAGTCCTGCTCTAActgttcaataaagtcagaaaatagcttaaaaatatatttaaaaaaaggaaaATGCAGAGAAGGAGTGAAGCATTGGCCAATAGCTTGACTCGAAAGGGCTTTGAATTTGAAGCTTGTCTGGAAAATGTTTAAACTTTTTGCTAAATAACATTAAGGGATATACAGTAATGCCATGCACCAGTGCCTCAATCCTCATGAGTTTGTGATTTTGAAATCGTAGTCTGGATGGAGGGGTCACAATACAACTTGAGAAGGAGCACGTTAGATTGAAACAAGGAGGTGAATTAGAAAGCTGATCAGTGAGCATCATGAGAAACAGTCTTACGGTATATGCTGAGGTAGTGCTTCCTAAGGTCATTAATGAGTGGATGAGAACGGGTGGATGAGACCATGTGTATAGTGCAGTGAGAAGCCAACCTTTTGGTTATGCAAGGGTGTGATGCACTTTttcactgggaccagaaatcggccCTGGCATTTGTAACACATCGGGCCATTTTTTTCCTCAAGGCCCTGACAGCggccaatttttttttcttccccttgTGGCCCCTATTCTTagcctgatgatgatgatgatgatgattttgcACAAAAAAACCCAAGTTAGGCAGGCCCATGAGGTAAAGAATCGACCGGCCCATCTGGCATTTTTCACGAAATGCCTGATGGCCAGTCCGCCCCTGCACTTTTTAAATATTTACATTGCAAAAGACTTTCAAACAGTTTGGTTTTCTCTGTGTCAAGGATGAAAGTCCAATCAAATCATTGTAACACTGATCCTGAAAATATGCAGGCTCATTATGAAATGggcacttcttgtttttataacaGCGTATAAAAAGGTAAGGCAGGTCACCCATTTCCTTTTCTACATTACTTAGAATCATATATCAATTCATACAGAGAGACGTTTGAGTAGCAGTTGATGAGGGGCCTGTTTGGCAACATTCAACATAAATTGTCCTTTTTGGGTAACGCCTGGGTTGAACCAGTGTCATGTTGTCCTTTTAACTCCTTTTAAAAAGTAACATTTTAAACTGGTTTGGCATTGAGCCTGATGATGTTGCAATAATTTGTTTGCATGAGATTTTGCTATGCATGTCAAAATGGACCAACATTTCTGTTTGAATTATTGTAATTGACAAGTAAATATTATTTGATACAACATTGCATTAATGCATTGTAAATTCTATTAATTGCAGACCATTTTTCAATAGATGTGTTATGGAATTACTATATTTTGTCAATCTATAGGTTGTGGTGGATGTTCACAATGTTTAAATATggtaaatacactatatatatataggagcaacaatggctgagccgcgaagtggtaggccccaCAAGCTCACAAAACAGGACTGCTGAAATGCGTagcggttgcaacactcacaccgagttccaaactgcctctggaagcaacgtcagcaaaataactgttcatcgggagatTTGTGAAATGGGtgtccatggccgagca comes from Salmo trutta chromosome 7, fSalTru1.1, whole genome shotgun sequence and encodes:
- the LOC115197444 gene encoding fibroblast growth factor 23, translated to MQPALLVIWLAALQHSIRVNCFPVHLDLLRPHRTINGILTRSESVDTGHYLWKVNLNGHVKKAISTNSLVVLPIRTETSDFVSILDLKSKRFLCVDVEEKWFSYMMFSRKECLFQHRRMENHVDVFYSSSNGLLLLLERAEIPVKGYDLLKRHMVYRRKRSQQENPDADSIMEDQDLAMQQDQERAGAISKETITSCDDPLRVLHSNSPGSPIKMAVQKADKVV